One genomic region from Rhodothermales bacterium encodes:
- a CDS encoding GNAT family N-acetyltransferase, whose translation MRTHPVLETDRLLLRGFTRDDAADVERLAGSEAVARGTFLPYPYKASHAEAWIRHQEEDYLAGKLTNFAIVHRETSHLMGSIGLMIEPAYHHAQLGYWLGVTYWGMGYATEAAHAAVRYGFNDLGLNRIYAAHFSSNPASGKILVKIGMRHEGCQRQHYLRFNRFEDAELYGILKQEYAGF comes from the coding sequence ATGCGGACGCACCCCGTCCTGGAAACCGACCGGCTGCTGCTTCGCGGCTTTACACGCGACGACGCCGCCGACGTGGAGCGGCTCGCCGGCAGCGAAGCGGTCGCTCGCGGGACTTTCCTCCCCTATCCCTACAAAGCCAGCCATGCCGAGGCGTGGATCCGGCACCAGGAGGAAGACTACCTCGCCGGCAAACTGACCAACTTCGCCATCGTCCACCGCGAAACGTCGCACCTGATGGGTTCGATCGGATTGATGATCGAGCCGGCCTATCACCACGCCCAGCTCGGCTACTGGCTCGGCGTAACGTACTGGGGGATGGGCTACGCCACCGAAGCCGCGCATGCGGCGGTGCGGTACGGCTTCAACGACCTGGGGCTAAACCGGATCTACGCCGCGCACTTCAGCAGCAATCCCGCATCGGGAAAAATCCTGGTCAAGATCGGCATGCGGCACGAGGGCTGCCAGCGACAGCATTACCTCCGCTTCAACCGGTTCGAGGACGCGGAGCTGTACGGCATCCTGAAGCAGGAGTACGCGGGTTTTTGA
- a CDS encoding DoxX family membrane protein, producing MWQRLAVVSRLLLAAAFLPSGLTKVLGNRFTSISPDTPIGYFFEALYQSGFYYRFIGLAQVTAALLLLIPRTTALGAVVYFPIILNIFIITVSLHFTGTPYITGLMLLASIFLLCWEYDRFRDLRLFARPATTPKRVFGWEPLLWGAAAAAVFGLAYMTRFSVIESVGAIGAVVFTAAGFLGGLLMRWHLNGMRSA from the coding sequence GTGTGGCAGCGTCTGGCCGTGGTATCCCGGCTCCTGCTGGCGGCCGCCTTTCTTCCGTCGGGGCTCACGAAAGTGCTGGGCAACCGGTTCACGTCGATCTCACCCGACACGCCGATCGGGTATTTCTTCGAAGCGCTCTACCAATCCGGATTCTATTATCGCTTCATCGGTCTGGCGCAAGTAACGGCGGCGCTGCTGCTCTTGATCCCGCGCACCACGGCGCTCGGCGCGGTCGTCTATTTTCCGATCATCCTGAACATCTTCATCATCACCGTTTCGCTGCACTTCACCGGCACGCCCTACATCACGGGCCTGATGCTGCTCGCCTCGATCTTTCTGCTTTGCTGGGAATACGACCGGTTTCGCGATCTGAGGCTGTTTGCCAGGCCGGCGACGACGCCCAAGCGTGTGTTCGGCTGGGAGCCCCTGTTGTGGGGGGCCGCGGCGGCGGCCGTCTTCGGACTTGCTTATATGACGCGCTTTTCGGTCATTGAATCCGTCGGCGCGATCGGTGCCGTCGTGTTCACCGCCGCCGGCTTCCTCGGCGGTCTCCTCATGCGGTGGCATCTGAACGGCATGCGCAGCGCCTGA
- a CDS encoding cupin domain-containing protein — translation MPYQPINFADKLLLFDELWSPRVVAELNDYQFKLVKVRDKFVWHSHADTDEAFIVLKGMLVIQFRDGEVSLNEGEMYVVPRGVEHRPIAREECHVLVIEPRGVVNTGDAGGDRTARNDVWV, via the coding sequence ATGCCCTACCAGCCCATCAACTTCGCCGACAAACTCCTGCTATTCGACGAGCTCTGGTCACCCCGTGTCGTCGCCGAACTCAACGACTATCAGTTCAAGCTGGTGAAAGTGCGGGACAAGTTCGTGTGGCACAGCCATGCGGACACCGACGAGGCATTCATCGTGCTGAAGGGGATGCTCGTGATCCAGTTCCGGGATGGCGAGGTGTCGCTGAACGAGGGTGAGATGTACGTCGTGCCGCGTGGCGTGGAGCACCGTCCCATCGCGCGCGAGGAATGCCACGTGCTCGTCATCGAGCCGCGCGGCGTGGTGAACACGGGCGACGCCGGCGGCGACCGGACGGCCCGGAACGATGTGTGGGTGTGA